A portion of the Etheostoma spectabile isolate EspeVRDwgs_2016 unplaced genomic scaffold, UIUC_Espe_1.0 scaffold00018250, whole genome shotgun sequence genome contains these proteins:
- the LOC116679800 gene encoding uncharacterized protein C21orf58, protein MLGFQHDSSVVDPMTRLKLKLLEKKLENQKHNMDDRAESAQSARSYDGELDQLHRALRRKQDLLQRLREQHMLEDLNRPHTRGGSQRQYKSHFFTAPQPPPPPPLHQPVPALSFPPRPPPVLPQPSRIIQQTLPQQPAAIIQQLLPQLPQSYPAPRSGSIKEDMVELMLMQNAQMHQIIMHNMMLKAMPPMLPAGGPSLCVPQTTYLGQDGYQGNPIFLRPDVKPRGHAVHHHYHYGPTLAAPQLPPISQPTWLPGVSSDPGGGHLPSIHHATDPLRLPPLNV, encoded by the exons ATGCTAGGATTTCAG CATGACAGTTCAGTGGTTGATCCGATGACAAGACTCAAACTCAAACTGCTGGAGAAG AAACTGGAAAATCAAAAGCACAATATGGACGACAGAGCGGAGTCTGCCCAGTCTGCAA GGAGTTATGATGGAGAGTTGGATCAACTGCACCGTGCACTGAGGCGAAAGCAGGACCTGTTGCAAAGACTCAGG GAGCAGCACATGTTAGAAGACCTCAACAGACCTCACACCAGGGGAGGGTCACAAAGACAGTACAAGTCACATTTCTTCACTGCCCCTCAACCGCCTCCACCACCCCCACTCCACCAACCAGTCCCTGCTCTGTCCTTTCCGCCCCGTCCACCACCTGTTCTGCCTCAGCCATCACGCATCATCCAGCAGACT ctACCCCAGCAGCCTGCCGCCATCATACAACAGCTGCTGCCACAGCTGCCTCAGTCCTACCCTGCACCACGCTCAGGCAGCATCAAAGAGG aCATGGTGGAATTGATGCTGATGCAAAATGCCCAGATGCACCAGATCATAATGCACAATATGATGCTGAAAGCCATGCCTCCTATGTTGCCAGCTGGAGGGCCCAGTCTCTGTGTCCCTCAAACTACATATCTTGGGcag GATGGTTACCAAGGAAACCCCATTTTTTTAAGGCCAGATGTCAAACCAAGAGGACATGCTGTCCATCATCATTATCACTATGGTCCTACCCTTGCAGCACCACAGCTGCCTCCCATCAGCCAACCTACATGGCTACCAGGGGTGTCATCTGACCCAGGAGGGGGACATCTACCCTCCATACACCATGCAACAGACCCTTTGAGACTCCCACCACTCAATGTGTAA